The Impatiens glandulifera chromosome 8, dImpGla2.1, whole genome shotgun sequence genome includes a window with the following:
- the LOC124913278 gene encoding uncharacterized protein LOC124913278, which yields MLIGPEIFSNTVSLVSKIRERLLTAQSRQKSYADKKHRDIICNKGDHVFLKVSPCKGIIRFGKKGKLNPRYIRPFEILEAVGEVAYRLALPPSLATVHNVFHVSNLRNYIPNANHVIHYDEVHIANDLSYEERPTQIVARQTRKLRNKEVSMVKVLWHNSSIEEATWEV from the coding sequence ATGTTAATTGGGCCAGAGATCTTTTCCAATACAGTTTCCTTAGTTAGCAAGATCAGAGAAAGGTTGCTAACGGCTCAAAGCAGGCAGAAGAGCTATGCAGATAAGAAGCACAGGGATATAATATGCAATAAAGGTGATCATGTGTTTCTCAAGGTATCTCCATGCAAAGGTATCATTAGGTTCGGAAAGAAAGGAAAGTTGAATCCAAGATATATACGGCCTTTTGAAATTTTGGAGGCAGTTGGTGAGGTTGCGTATAGATTAGCATTACCTCCCAGCCTTGCTACTGTTCACAATGTTTTTCATGTGTCCAATTTGAGGAATTACATTCCTAATGCGAACCATGTAATTCATTATGATGAAGTTCACATAGCAAATGATCTATCATATGAGGAGAGACCAACCCAGATCGTAGCCAGGCAAACCAGGAAGCTAAGGAATAAGGAAGTAAGTATGGTCAAGGTACTTTGGCACAATAGTTCTATAGAAGAAGCCACCTGGGAAGTATAA